A genomic region of Herbaspirillum sp. DW155 contains the following coding sequences:
- the aroG gene encoding 3-deoxy-7-phosphoheptulonate synthase AroG, whose translation MPRTDDLRIREMKELVPPSHLIREFACTEKVERTTAEARTALHRILHGQDDRLMVVIGPCSIHDTKAAMEYARRLVVERERHKNELEIVMRVYFEKPRTTVGWKGLINDPYMDNSFRINDGLRAARELLLNINELGLPAGTEFLDVISPQYIADLISWGAIGARTTESQVHRELASGLSCPVGFKNGTDGNVKIAVDAIKAASQPHHFLSVTKGGHSAIVSTAGNEDCHIILRGGKQPNYDAASVEAACQDIAKSGLAARLMIDASHANSSKKPENQIPVCADIGRQVAGGDTRIVGVMVESHLVAGRQDLVPGKELTYGQSITDGCINWEESLQVLQGLADSVKQRRLVGDERDAA comes from the coding sequence ATGCCGCGCACTGACGATCTTCGCATCCGAGAAATGAAAGAACTGGTCCCCCCCTCGCATCTCATCCGCGAATTCGCCTGCACCGAAAAGGTCGAGCGCACCACCGCCGAAGCCCGCACCGCGCTGCATCGCATCCTGCACGGCCAGGATGACCGCCTGATGGTCGTCATCGGCCCTTGCTCCATCCACGATACCAAGGCCGCTATGGAATATGCACGCCGCCTGGTGGTGGAGCGCGAGCGCCACAAGAACGAACTGGAAATCGTCATGCGCGTCTACTTCGAGAAGCCGCGCACCACGGTCGGCTGGAAGGGCTTGATCAACGACCCCTATATGGACAACAGCTTCCGCATCAACGACGGCCTGCGCGCGGCCCGTGAGCTGCTGTTGAACATCAACGAGCTGGGCCTGCCGGCCGGTACCGAATTCCTGGACGTGATCAGCCCGCAATACATCGCCGACCTGATCAGCTGGGGCGCCATCGGCGCCCGCACCACCGAGTCGCAGGTGCACCGCGAGCTGGCCTCTGGCCTGTCCTGCCCGGTGGGCTTCAAGAACGGCACCGACGGCAACGTCAAGATCGCCGTGGACGCCATCAAGGCCGCTTCGCAGCCGCACCATTTCCTGTCGGTGACCAAGGGCGGCCACTCGGCCATCGTCTCCACCGCAGGCAACGAGGATTGCCACATCATCCTGCGCGGCGGCAAGCAGCCCAACTATGATGCCGCCAGCGTGGAAGCCGCCTGCCAGGACATCGCCAAGAGCGGCCTGGCCGCGCGCCTGATGATCGACGCGTCGCATGCCAACAGTTCCAAGAAACCGGAAAACCAGATCCCGGTCTGCGCCGACATCGGCCGCCAGGTTGCCGGTGGCGACACCCGCATCGTCGGCGTGATGGTGGAGTCGCACCTGGTCGCTGGCCGCCAGGACCTGGTGCCGGGCAAGGAACTGACCTATGGCCAGTCCATCACCGATGGTTGCATCAACTGGGAAGAAAGCCTGCAAGTGCTGCAGGGTCTGGCCGATTCGGTCAAGCAGCGGCGTCTGGTGGGCGATGAGCGCGATGCCGCCTGA
- a CDS encoding carbon-nitrogen hydrolase family protein, which translates to MSDSFKVAAIQMVSTPELQENFDAAARLVAQAARQGAQLALLPEYWPILGRHERDKLAHAEADGSGPIQEHMSALAREHRLWLVGGTLPLQSAVSGKVLNTSLVYGPDGQRVARYDKIHLFNFVRGEENYDEARTIEYGSEVRSFEAPFGRVGLSVCYDLRFPELYRALGECALIVMPAAFTYTTGRAHWELLLRARAVENQCYVLASAQGGQHVNGRRTWGHSMLVDPWGEIVSVLPEGEGLVIGDIDPHRLQYVRESLPALRHRKL; encoded by the coding sequence ATGAGCGATTCATTCAAGGTGGCGGCGATCCAGATGGTCTCCACCCCCGAACTGCAGGAGAACTTCGATGCGGCCGCGCGCCTGGTCGCGCAGGCGGCCCGGCAGGGCGCGCAACTGGCCCTACTGCCCGAATACTGGCCCATCCTCGGCCGCCACGAGCGCGACAAGCTGGCCCATGCCGAAGCCGATGGCAGCGGCCCGATTCAGGAACACATGAGCGCCCTGGCGCGCGAGCACCGGCTTTGGCTGGTGGGGGGCACACTGCCGCTACAGTCGGCGGTTTCCGGCAAGGTGCTCAATACTTCACTGGTCTATGGACCGGATGGCCAGCGGGTGGCGCGTTACGACAAGATTCACTTGTTCAATTTCGTGCGAGGTGAAGAAAATTACGACGAAGCCCGCACCATCGAATACGGCAGCGAGGTTCGCAGCTTCGAGGCGCCGTTCGGACGGGTCGGGCTGTCGGTGTGCTACGACCTGCGCTTCCCGGAGCTTTACCGCGCCCTGGGCGAGTGCGCCCTGATCGTCATGCCCGCCGCCTTCACCTATACCACCGGCCGCGCCCACTGGGAGCTGCTGCTGCGCGCCCGCGCCGTCGAAAACCAGTGCTACGTGCTGGCCTCGGCCCAGGGCGGACAGCACGTCAATGGCCGCCGTACCTGGGGCCACAGCATGCTGGTCGATCCCTGGGGCGAGATCGTCTCGGTGCTGCCCGAGGGAGAAGGGCTTGTGATCGGCGACATTGATCCCCATCGTCTACAATACGTTCGAGAAAGTTTGCCGGCGCTACGCCATCGCAAGCTTTGA
- the rsgA gene encoding ribosome small subunit-dependent GTPase A, translating to MGVRKQGARGAAAGPAASKAALEPGLVIAAHGRHYLVQAAEQKLNCVTRGKKSDVAVGDQIRLARTSADQGVIESIDERRTLLYRSDQYKSKLLAANVDQLFIVVATEPSFSDDLVSRSLVAAESAGVAAHLILNKTDITEALPKTRERLQVYARLGYPVHEVSAKAQPDETRAAFMPLLAGKSTILIGQSGMGKSSIINLIVPDADIATREISAALDTGKHTTTFTRLYQMEQQASIIDSPGFQEFGLYQLSEGMLERAFRDFTPYLGKCRFYNCHHLNEPGCAVLEAVQAGQIAAMRHQLYAQLVHESSQTLY from the coding sequence ATGGGAGTCCGCAAGCAAGGCGCGCGCGGCGCGGCGGCAGGACCGGCGGCCAGCAAGGCCGCGCTGGAACCAGGCCTGGTGATTGCCGCCCACGGGCGTCACTATCTGGTGCAGGCAGCTGAACAAAAACTCAATTGCGTCACCCGTGGCAAGAAGAGCGACGTGGCCGTGGGCGACCAGATCCGTCTGGCGCGCACCTCGGCCGACCAGGGCGTGATCGAATCCATCGATGAGCGCCGCACCCTGCTCTATCGCTCGGACCAGTACAAGTCCAAGCTGCTGGCGGCCAATGTGGATCAACTCTTCATCGTGGTGGCGACCGAACCGAGCTTTTCGGATGATCTGGTCTCGCGCTCGCTGGTGGCAGCCGAGTCGGCCGGCGTGGCGGCGCACCTGATCCTGAACAAGACCGACATCACCGAAGCCCTGCCGAAGACGCGCGAACGCCTGCAGGTCTATGCGCGCCTGGGGTATCCGGTCCACGAAGTCTCGGCCAAGGCCCAGCCGGACGAAACGCGCGCCGCTTTCATGCCGCTGTTGGCCGGCAAGAGCACCATCCTGATCGGCCAGTCGGGCATGGGCAAGTCGTCCATCATCAACCTGATCGTGCCGGACGCCGACATCGCCACCCGCGAAATCTCGGCCGCGCTCGATACCGGCAAGCACACCACCACCTTCACCCGGCTGTACCAGATGGAGCAGCAGGCCAGCATCATCGATTCGCCGGGCTTCCAGGAGTTCGGCCTGTACCAGCTCTCCGAAGGCATGCTGGAACGCGCCTTCCGCGACTTCACGCCGTATCTGGGCAAATGCCGCTTCTACAACTGCCACCATCTCAACGAGCCGGGCTGCGCGGTGCTGGAGGCGGTGCAGGCCGGCCAGATCGCGGCCATGCGGCACCAGCTGTATGCGCAGCTGGTGCATGAATCTTCGCAGACCTTGTACTGA
- the murB gene encoding UDP-N-acetylmuramate dehydrogenase, which yields MSTSSLPVQYDVSLRTLNTFGIEALAHAYLPVEGIDSLHALRQDATLMALPRLVLGGGSNLLLTQDFSGLVLHMQNRGIDITGEDDNFIYVRAAAGENWHAFVQWTLQQGLGGLENLSLIPGSVGAAPIQNIGAYGIEIKDRFHSLRAFDLISGELLTLDREACRFGYRDSIFKQDLRDRAVVLDVSFALPRRWQASVNYADVAQALQERGINQPTPAEIAEAVIAIRTRKLPDPAKIGNAGSFFKNPIVPARLRDTLLAQYNNLVSYRVDDDHYKLAAGWLIDRCGWKGKSMGRAGVYEQQALVLVNRGGATGAEVARLARAIQEDVKEKFGVQLEPEPVFI from the coding sequence ATGAGCACTTCTTCACTTCCCGTCCAGTACGACGTTTCCCTGCGCACCCTCAATACCTTCGGTATCGAGGCGCTGGCCCATGCCTACCTGCCCGTCGAGGGCATCGACTCCCTCCACGCGCTGCGTCAGGATGCCACGCTGATGGCCCTGCCGCGCCTGGTGCTGGGCGGCGGCAGCAACCTGCTCTTGACGCAAGACTTCAGCGGACTGGTGCTGCATATGCAGAACCGGGGAATAGACATCACCGGCGAGGACGATAACTTCATCTACGTGCGCGCCGCCGCCGGGGAGAACTGGCACGCCTTCGTCCAGTGGACGCTGCAACAGGGCCTGGGCGGACTGGAGAATCTTTCACTCATCCCCGGCAGCGTCGGTGCCGCGCCGATTCAGAACATCGGCGCCTACGGCATCGAGATCAAGGACCGTTTCCACAGTCTGCGTGCCTTCGACCTGATCAGCGGCGAACTGCTGACGCTGGACCGCGAGGCCTGCCGGTTCGGCTACCGCGACAGCATCTTCAAGCAGGACTTGCGCGACCGCGCCGTGGTGCTGGACGTCAGCTTCGCCCTGCCCAGGCGCTGGCAAGCCAGTGTCAACTACGCCGATGTGGCCCAGGCCCTGCAGGAGCGCGGCATTAACCAGCCGACGCCCGCTGAAATCGCCGAGGCCGTCATCGCCATCCGCACCCGCAAGCTGCCCGATCCCGCGAAGATCGGCAACGCCGGCAGCTTCTTCAAGAACCCCATCGTGCCGGCCCGCCTGCGCGATACCTTGCTGGCGCAATACAACAACCTGGTCAGCTATCGTGTGGATGACGATCACTACAAGCTCGCCGCCGGCTGGCTGATCGACCGCTGCGGCTGGAAGGGCAAGAGCATGGGGCGTGCAGGCGTATATGAACAACAGGCCCTGGTGCTGGTCAACCGGGGCGGTGCCACGGGGGCGGAAGTCGCCAGGCTGGCCAGGGCGATCCAGGAGGATGTGAAGGAAAAATTCGGCGTGCAGCTGGAGCCGGAACCGGTCTTCATCTAG
- the argG gene encoding argininosuccinate synthase: MSNILQSVPVNQKVGIAFSGGLDTSAALTWMRQKGAIPYAYTANLGQPDEPDYDAIPKKAMQYGAELARLIDCREQLANEGIAALQSGAFHISTAGITYFNTTPLGRAVTGTMLVAAMREDNVDIWGDGSTYKGNDIERFYRYGLLVNPNLKIYKPWLDSTFINELGGRKEMSEFMIKSGFDYKMSVEKAYSTDSNMLGATHEAKDLEYLNSGIKIVQPIMGVAFWRDDVEVKAETVTVRFEEGRPVAINGKTFASMTELILEANRIGGRHGLGMSDQIENRIIEAKSRGIYEAPGLALLFIAYERLVTGIHNEDTIEQYRDNGRKLGRLLYQGRWFDSQAIMLRETAQRWVARAITGEVTVELRRGNDYSILNTESPNLTYHPERLTMEKGEGSFSAIDRIGQLTMRNLDIADTRQKLSIYQNTGLLDTSTAVSLPLLGKDEK; encoded by the coding sequence ATGTCCAACATCCTGCAATCCGTCCCGGTCAATCAAAAAGTCGGCATCGCCTTCTCCGGCGGCCTCGATACCAGCGCCGCGCTGACCTGGATGCGCCAGAAGGGCGCCATTCCCTACGCCTACACCGCCAACCTGGGCCAGCCGGATGAGCCGGACTATGACGCCATCCCCAAGAAGGCCATGCAATACGGTGCCGAACTGGCGCGCCTGATCGACTGCCGCGAACAGCTGGCCAACGAAGGCATCGCCGCCCTGCAAAGCGGCGCCTTCCACATCTCCACCGCCGGCATCACCTACTTCAACACCACCCCGCTGGGCCGCGCCGTGACCGGTACCATGCTGGTGGCTGCCATGCGTGAAGACAACGTGGACATCTGGGGCGACGGCAGCACCTACAAGGGCAACGACATCGAGCGCTTCTATCGCTACGGCCTGCTGGTGAACCCCAACCTGAAGATCTACAAGCCCTGGCTGGACAGCACCTTCATCAACGAACTGGGCGGCCGCAAGGAAATGTCCGAGTTCATGATCAAGTCCGGCTTCGACTACAAGATGTCGGTGGAAAAGGCCTACTCGACCGACTCCAACATGCTGGGCGCAACCCACGAAGCCAAGGATCTGGAATACCTCAACAGCGGCATCAAGATCGTGCAGCCCATCATGGGCGTGGCGTTCTGGCGCGATGACGTGGAAGTGAAGGCCGAGACCGTCACCGTGCGTTTCGAAGAAGGCCGTCCGGTCGCCATCAACGGCAAGACCTTCGCCAGCATGACCGAGCTGATCCTGGAAGCCAACCGCATCGGTGGCCGCCACGGCCTGGGCATGAGCGACCAGATCGAGAACCGCATCATCGAAGCCAAGAGCCGCGGCATCTACGAAGCCCCGGGCCTGGCCCTGCTGTTCATCGCCTACGAGCGCCTGGTTACCGGTATCCACAACGAAGACACCATCGAACAGTACCGCGACAACGGCCGCAAGCTGGGCCGCCTGCTGTACCAGGGCCGCTGGTTCGATTCGCAGGCCATCATGCTGCGCGAAACCGCCCAGCGCTGGGTGGCGCGTGCCATCACCGGCGAAGTGACCGTGGAACTGCGTCGCGGCAATGACTACTCGATCCTCAACACCGAGTCGCCCAACCTGACCTACCACCCGGAACGCCTGACCATGGAAAAGGGCGAAGGCAGCTTCTCGGCCATCGACCGTATCGGCCAGCTGACCATGCGCAACCTGGACATCGCCGATACCCGCCAGAAGCTGTCCATCTACCAGAACACCGGCCTGCTGGACACCAGCACTGCGGTGTCGCTGCCGCTCTTGGGCAAGGACGAGAAGTAA
- the tldD gene encoding metalloprotease TldD, translating into MKLFEPNMGALQVARDVLLTPFGLDESKLLKALGSMFTHKVDYADLYFQFTKSEGWSLEEGIVKTGSFSIDQGVGVRAVSGDKTAFSYSDEISESALLDAAAATRTIARQGSGKIKVAGAMTPAGGRALYLPHDPLTSLDATAKVQLLERIERIARAKDPRVKQVMASLSGEYDVVLVARADGVLAADIRPLVRVSVTVIAEQNGRREMGSSGGGGRYDYGYFSETLLEKYASEAVATALVNLDSRPAPAGPMTVVLGPGWPGILLHEAIGHGLEGDFNRKGSSTFSGRIGERVAAKGVTVVDDGTIADRRGSLNIDDEGNPTQCTTLIEDGILKGYIQDTMNARLMKMDVTGNARRESFAHLPMPRMTNTYMLGGDKDPGEILASVKNGLYAVNFGGGQVDITNGKFVFSASEAYMIEDGKITYPVKGATLIGNGPDVLNRVSMIGNDMRLDSGVGVCGKEGQSVPVGVGQPTLRLDGVTVGGTA; encoded by the coding sequence ATGAAATTATTTGAACCCAACATGGGCGCCCTGCAAGTGGCGCGCGACGTGCTGCTGACTCCCTTCGGCCTGGACGAATCCAAGCTGCTCAAGGCTCTGGGCAGCATGTTCACGCACAAGGTGGATTACGCCGACCTTTACTTCCAGTTCACCAAGAGCGAAGGCTGGAGCCTGGAAGAGGGCATCGTCAAGACCGGCAGCTTCTCCATCGACCAGGGCGTGGGCGTGCGCGCCGTGTCGGGCGACAAGACGGCATTCTCCTATTCGGACGAGATTTCCGAATCGGCCCTGCTGGACGCCGCTGCCGCTACCCGCACCATCGCCCGCCAGGGCAGTGGCAAGATCAAGGTGGCCGGCGCCATGACCCCGGCCGGCGGTCGTGCGCTGTACCTGCCGCATGATCCGCTGACTTCGCTGGATGCCACGGCCAAGGTGCAGCTGCTGGAACGCATCGAACGCATCGCCCGCGCCAAGGACCCGCGCGTCAAGCAGGTCATGGCCAGCCTTTCCGGTGAATATGACGTGGTGCTGGTGGCACGCGCCGATGGCGTGCTGGCGGCTGACATCCGTCCGCTGGTGCGGGTGTCGGTGACCGTGATCGCCGAACAGAACGGCCGTCGCGAGATGGGCAGCAGCGGTGGCGGTGGACGTTATGACTACGGTTATTTCTCCGAGACCCTGCTGGAAAAGTATGCCTCCGAAGCGGTCGCCACCGCGCTGGTCAACCTGGATTCGCGCCCGGCCCCGGCTGGCCCCATGACCGTGGTGCTCGGCCCCGGCTGGCCCGGCATCCTGCTGCACGAAGCCATCGGCCACGGCCTGGAAGGCGACTTCAACCGCAAGGGCTCGTCCACCTTCTCGGGCCGCATCGGCGAGCGCGTCGCCGCCAAGGGCGTGACGGTGGTCGATGACGGCACCATCGCTGACCGCCGCGGTTCGCTCAACATCGATGATGAAGGCAACCCGACCCAGTGCACCACGCTGATCGAAGACGGCATCTTGAAGGGCTACATCCAGGACACCATGAATGCCCGCCTGATGAAGATGGACGTCACCGGCAACGCCCGCCGCGAATCCTTCGCCCACCTGCCCATGCCGCGCATGACCAATACCTACATGCTGGGCGGTGACAAGGACCCGGGCGAGATCCTGGCCTCGGTCAAGAATGGCCTGTATGCCGTCAACTTCGGCGGTGGCCAGGTGGATATCACCAATGGCAAGTTCGTCTTCTCGGCCAGCGAGGCCTACATGATCGAGGATGGCAAGATCACCTATCCGGTCAAGGGCGCGACCTTGATCGGCAACGGTCCGGATGTGCTCAACCGCGTCTCCATGATCGGCAATGACATGCGCCTGGATTCCGGTGTCGGCGTGTGCGGCAAGGAAGGCCAGAGCGTGCCGGTGGGGGTGGGGCAACCGACCTTGCGCCTGGATGGGGTGACGGTGGGCGGTACTGCCTGA
- a CDS encoding TonB-dependent siderophore receptor, translating to MSYSSSFSRQPHGWRTQTVAASPRLRTLPAALIAALFSLPVPASAADAAGEREENESARLPVIEVRSQRSTHDPRPGPLGSATRTATDVREVPQTVQAVDAEQVRAYGGRGLAAALSGVPGISNVSDTRFDAFRIRGFSNAGDTLLDGMRDDAQYVRSLGNIERIEILKGPAAVLYGRGSGGGVINRISKQPTREVFGQASATWGSRGQQGAALDWNRPLGEQWALRMNAGREHEPHFREEVRGTRQYFAPALKWESGRDSWLLQADYDEFDRVPDRGVPARVTALTRNGAASGYALPVASDRTFFGAAGRDFIRDTSLSLRSTFTRTIGPDWSIRQMVSVFDLNSDFDNTFVGQPFVSAGRDLRRVQRSRFQQNLQQRNVQANLEVLGKLATGGIGHQLLAGAEYGWQKREPRLWMGSARTVSLTDPDQHDNAGSRPEPWQMNYHKVKTTGLYAQDQIDLGGRVKGLVGLRWDHFEVDSRNGLLRLHSERSINALSPRIGAVWEALPDHHLYASWSKNYAPVGGDVIGITPAAKGNVNDLGPQFSRQLEAGVKSDWFQHRISTTLAWFELELYNRLVRDPVQQEVFSQTGLERNRGIELSVAGELARHWFVRGGWTQQNSRVVRAEAQLAGKRPSGVSARNGSLFISYAQPQGWFGQTGVVYEGARFADRENLLELPGYARWDALLGYRLARAEYTLAATNLANRRYYVSATGVSQIVPGAPRALVLTAAYKF from the coding sequence ATGTCGTATTCATCCTCATTTTCGCGCCAGCCGCACGGTTGGCGTACTCAAACCGTCGCTGCCTCTCCCAGGCTGCGCACACTGCCGGCGGCGCTGATCGCCGCCTTGTTCTCGCTGCCGGTGCCCGCGTCAGCCGCCGATGCTGCCGGCGAGCGCGAGGAAAATGAATCCGCGCGTCTGCCAGTGATCGAAGTGCGCAGCCAGCGCAGCACGCACGATCCCCGTCCCGGTCCGCTGGGCAGCGCCACCCGCACTGCCACCGATGTGCGCGAGGTGCCGCAGACGGTGCAGGCAGTCGATGCCGAACAGGTCAGGGCATATGGCGGACGTGGCCTGGCGGCGGCGCTCTCGGGGGTGCCGGGCATTTCCAATGTTTCCGATACGCGCTTCGATGCGTTCCGGATTCGCGGCTTCTCCAATGCCGGCGACACCTTGCTGGATGGCATGCGCGATGATGCCCAATACGTGCGCAGCCTGGGCAACATCGAGCGCATCGAGATCCTCAAGGGACCGGCCGCCGTGCTGTATGGACGCGGCAGTGGCGGCGGCGTGATCAACCGCATCAGCAAGCAACCCACGCGGGAAGTCTTCGGCCAGGCGTCGGCCACCTGGGGCAGCCGGGGTCAGCAGGGCGCGGCGCTGGACTGGAACCGGCCATTGGGCGAGCAATGGGCCCTGCGCATGAATGCCGGACGTGAACATGAACCGCACTTCCGAGAAGAGGTGCGGGGCACGCGCCAATATTTCGCGCCTGCGCTGAAGTGGGAATCGGGCCGCGACAGCTGGTTGCTGCAAGCCGATTACGATGAATTCGACCGCGTGCCCGATCGCGGCGTACCGGCGCGGGTGACGGCCCTCACGCGCAACGGGGCGGCCAGCGGCTATGCCTTGCCGGTGGCCTCGGATCGCACGTTCTTCGGCGCAGCCGGACGGGACTTCATCCGCGATACCAGCCTCAGCCTGCGCTCCACCTTCACGCGCACCATCGGGCCGGACTGGAGCATCCGTCAGATGGTCAGCGTGTTCGACCTCAACAGCGACTTCGACAATACCTTCGTCGGCCAGCCCTTCGTGAGCGCCGGGCGCGATCTGCGCCGCGTGCAGCGCAGCCGCTTCCAGCAGAACCTGCAGCAGCGCAACGTGCAGGCCAACCTGGAAGTGCTGGGCAAGCTCGCCACGGGCGGGATAGGGCACCAGCTGCTGGCCGGTGCCGAATACGGCTGGCAAAAGCGCGAGCCGCGCCTGTGGATGGGTTCGGCGCGCACGGTATCCCTGACTGATCCTGACCAGCACGACAATGCAGGCTCCCGTCCCGAGCCCTGGCAGATGAACTATCACAAGGTCAAGACCACCGGTTTGTATGCGCAAGACCAGATCGACCTGGGCGGGCGTGTAAAGGGCCTGGTGGGATTGCGCTGGGATCACTTCGAGGTGGACTCGCGCAACGGCCTGCTCAGGCTGCACAGCGAGCGCTCCATCAATGCGCTGAGTCCGCGCATCGGCGCGGTGTGGGAAGCGCTGCCGGATCATCACCTCTATGCGTCATGGAGCAAGAACTACGCGCCGGTCGGCGGCGATGTGATCGGTATCACGCCAGCGGCAAAGGGCAACGTCAACGACCTGGGTCCGCAATTCAGCCGTCAGCTGGAAGCCGGGGTCAAGAGCGACTGGTTCCAGCACCGGATCAGCACCACCCTGGCCTGGTTCGAACTGGAACTCTACAACCGCCTCGTGCGCGATCCGGTGCAGCAGGAGGTATTCAGCCAGACCGGGCTGGAGCGCAATCGCGGCATCGAGTTGAGCGTGGCAGGGGAACTGGCGCGCCACTGGTTCGTGCGCGGCGGCTGGACCCAGCAGAATTCCCGGGTCGTGCGGGCCGAGGCACAACTGGCGGGCAAGCGCCCCTCGGGTGTTTCGGCGCGTAACGGCAGCTTGTTCATCTCCTATGCGCAACCGCAAGGCTGGTTCGGCCAGACCGGCGTGGTCTATGAAGGCGCGCGCTTTGCCGATCGCGAAAACCTGCTCGAACTGCCCGGCTATGCCCGCTGGGACGCTTTGCTGGGCTATCGCCTGGCGCGCGCCGAATATACGCTGGCGGCCACCAACCTGGCCAACCGCCGCTACTATGTCAGCGCCACCGGTGTCTCGCAGATCGTGCCGGGTGCGCCGCGTGCGCTGGTGTTGACGGCGGCCTACAAATTCTGA
- a CDS encoding YajQ family cyclic di-GMP-binding protein: MPSFDTVCEANLVEVKNAVDQANKEISTRFDFKGTDARVEQKERELTAYADSDFQLSQVRDVLTNKMTKRNVDVRFLDEGKIEKIGGDKVKQVIKVKNGIESDDAKKIVRVIKDSKMKVQASIQGDAVRVTGAKRDDLQAAIALLRKEIKDIPLEFNNFRD; the protein is encoded by the coding sequence ATGCCCTCATTCGATACCGTCTGCGAAGCCAATCTGGTGGAAGTCAAGAACGCCGTGGACCAGGCCAACAAGGAAATCTCCACCCGCTTCGACTTCAAGGGCACTGACGCCCGCGTCGAGCAAAAAGAGCGCGAGCTGACCGCCTATGCCGACTCCGATTTCCAGTTGAGCCAGGTGCGCGACGTGCTGACCAACAAGATGACCAAGCGCAACGTCGATGTGCGTTTCCTGGACGAAGGCAAGATCGAGAAGATCGGCGGCGACAAGGTGAAGCAGGTCATCAAGGTGAAGAATGGCATCGAAAGCGATGATGCCAAGAAGATCGTGCGTGTCATCAAGGACAGCAAGATGAAGGTACAAGCCAGCATCCAGGGCGACGCCGTGCGCGTGACCGGCGCCAAGCGCGACGACCTGCAGGCGGCCATTGCGCTGCTGCGCAAGGAGATCAAGGATATTCCGCTGGAGTTCAACAACTTCCGCGACTGA
- the argF gene encoding ornithine carbamoyltransferase, which translates to MAIKHYLQFSDFTLDEYEYVIERSRVIKRKFKNYEPHHTLADRTLVMVFEKNSTRTRLSFEAGMHQMGGAAIYLNTRDSQLGRGEPVEDAAQVMSRMCDVIMIRTYGQEIIERFAKHSRVPVINGLTNEQHPCQVLADVFTYIEHRGSIRGKIVAWVGDANNMLYSWLQAAEVFGFHVNVSTPKGYDIDPAQVSPGNKNYTFFADPADACQDADLVTTDVWTSMGYEAENNARLKAFDGWIVDQAKMARAKKDALFMHCLPAHRGEEVAAEVIDGPQSVVWDEAENRLHVQKALLEYLVHGRFD; encoded by the coding sequence ATGGCAATCAAACACTACCTTCAGTTTTCCGACTTTACGCTTGATGAATACGAGTACGTGATCGAACGTTCCCGTGTGATCAAACGTAAGTTCAAGAATTACGAGCCCCATCACACGCTGGCCGATCGTACCCTGGTGATGGTGTTCGAAAAGAACTCGACCCGTACCCGCCTCTCCTTCGAGGCCGGCATGCACCAGATGGGCGGTGCGGCGATCTACCTCAACACCCGCGACAGCCAGCTTGGCCGTGGCGAACCGGTAGAGGATGCGGCGCAGGTGATGTCGCGCATGTGCGATGTCATCATGATCCGCACCTACGGTCAGGAGATCATCGAGCGCTTTGCCAAGCATTCGCGCGTGCCGGTCATCAACGGCCTGACCAACGAGCAGCATCCCTGCCAGGTGCTGGCCGATGTGTTCACCTACATCGAGCATCGCGGCAGCATCCGGGGCAAGATCGTGGCCTGGGTCGGTGACGCCAATAACATGCTCTATTCGTGGCTGCAGGCAGCCGAGGTGTTCGGCTTCCATGTCAACGTCTCCACCCCCAAGGGTTACGACATCGACCCGGCACAGGTCTCGCCGGGCAACAAGAACTACACCTTCTTCGCCGATCCGGCCGATGCCTGCCAGGATGCCGATCTGGTCACCACCGACGTGTGGACCAGCATGGGCTACGAGGCCGAGAACAATGCCCGTCTGAAAGCCTTCGATGGCTGGATCGTGGACCAGGCCAAGATGGCGCGTGCCAAGAAGGATGCACTCTTCATGCACTGCCTGCCCGCCCATCGCGGCGAGGAAGTGGCCGCCGAAGTGATCGACGGCCCGCAATCGGTGGTCTGGGACGAGGCGGAAAACCGCCTGCACGTGCAGAAGGCCCTGCTCGAATACCTGGTGCACGGCCGCTTCGATTAA
- a CDS encoding pyrimidine/purine nucleoside phosphorylase, which yields MSTQFDNVTVLKKGNVYFDGKCVSHTVLLADGSKKTLGVILPSTLNFSTGAPEIMEINGGSCRVRLKGEEAWNTYAAGTTFSVPGNSSFDIEVTETLDYVCHFG from the coding sequence ATGAGCACCCAATTCGACAACGTTACCGTCCTGAAAAAGGGCAACGTCTACTTCGACGGCAAGTGTGTCTCGCACACCGTGCTGCTGGCCGATGGCAGCAAGAAGACCCTGGGCGTGATCCTGCCCTCGACGCTGAACTTCAGCACCGGCGCGCCGGAGATCATGGAAATCAACGGCGGCAGCTGCCGCGTGCGCTTGAAGGGCGAAGAAGCCTGGAACACCTATGCTGCAGGCACCACCTTCAGCGTGCCGGGCAATTCCAGCTTCGACATCGAAGTGACCGAGACCCTGGATTACGTCTGCCACTTCGGCTGA